In one Deltaproteobacteria bacterium genomic region, the following are encoded:
- a CDS encoding acyl-CoA dehydrogenase — MQFQFTEEQQFVQRMAREFARNEVLPRAPAIDREHAHPRDLVARMAELGLMGVAVPEEYGGAGLDTVSYVLAMEEVSRACASTGVIMSVNNSLVCDPILKFGTEEQKRRWLVPLAQGEKLGCFCLSEPEAGSDAAAQTTVAVRDGDAYVLNGVKNWITNGPVADVAVLMAMTDKAAGHRGITAFIVPMDAPGVRCGPPDDKLGIRGSKSCQVFLEDARIPADQVLGEVGQGFKVAMSTLDGGRIGIAAQAIGIARACLEESLDYAVQRKTFGKPIAEHQAIQWKLADMAADVDAARLMTLRAALLKDRGVRFSKEAAMAKLFAADAANRIAREAVQVFGGNGYVTEYPVERHFRDAKITEIYEGTSEIQRLVIANWLFRD, encoded by the coding sequence GTGCAGTTCCAGTTCACCGAGGAGCAGCAGTTCGTCCAGAGGATGGCGCGCGAGTTCGCGCGCAACGAGGTGTTGCCGCGCGCGCCGGCGATCGACCGCGAGCACGCGCACCCGCGCGACCTCGTCGCGAGGATGGCCGAACTCGGGCTGATGGGCGTCGCGGTCCCGGAGGAGTACGGCGGCGCCGGCCTCGACACGGTGTCCTACGTGCTCGCGATGGAGGAGGTGTCGCGGGCGTGCGCGTCGACCGGCGTGATCATGAGCGTGAACAACTCGCTCGTGTGCGACCCGATCCTCAAGTTCGGCACCGAGGAACAAAAGCGCCGGTGGCTCGTGCCGCTGGCGCAGGGCGAAAAGCTCGGTTGCTTTTGCCTGTCGGAGCCGGAGGCCGGCTCGGACGCGGCGGCCCAGACGACCGTCGCCGTGCGCGACGGCGACGCGTACGTGCTCAACGGCGTCAAGAACTGGATCACCAACGGGCCGGTCGCGGACGTCGCCGTGCTCATGGCGATGACCGACAAGGCCGCCGGCCATCGCGGCATCACCGCGTTCATCGTGCCGATGGACGCGCCGGGCGTGCGCTGCGGGCCGCCCGACGACAAGCTCGGGATTCGCGGGTCGAAATCGTGCCAGGTGTTCCTGGAGGATGCGCGCATCCCCGCCGACCAGGTGCTCGGCGAGGTCGGCCAGGGCTTCAAGGTCGCGATGAGCACGCTCGACGGCGGCCGGATCGGCATCGCCGCGCAGGCCATCGGCATCGCGCGCGCGTGCCTCGAGGAATCGCTCGACTACGCAGTGCAGCGCAAGACCTTCGGCAAGCCGATCGCCGAGCATCAGGCGATTCAGTGGAAGCTGGCCGACATGGCGGCCGACGTCGACGCGGCGCGCCTGATGACGCTGCGCGCGGCGCTGCTCAAGGACCGGGGCGTGCGGTTCTCCAAGGAGGCGGCGATGGCCAAGCTGTTTGCGGCCGACGCGGCGAACCGGATCGCGCGCGAGGCGGTGCAGGTGTTCGGCGGCAACGGCTACGTGACCGAGTATCCGGTCGAGCGGCACTTCAGGGACGCGAAGATCACCGAGATCTACGAGGGGACCAGCGAAATTCAGCGGCTCGTGATCGCGAACTGGCTGTTTCGCGACTGA
- a CDS encoding energy transducer TonB, whose translation MTIGLRTRALAWLIAGVAGCGGSAPQADDTTPDPPRERVVAEHVPSLHDDAADDDPEDAEEGFEVAGTKGHLDPYDIERGIEPHQGALTDCFMAAARRDRYLGGDVVLAFVVAPSGAVKSVRLADSTLGSWQVERCLIDVASKMTFRKPRGRGDADFTVPLSFTASRAVRWLDEEAALAEVGDAVADLSACGAAPRVRVTLYVGPRGKVRSVGFGEPDAPVPADWKDCAAAAAAAWQLTDPRGQIVKLSFVTEP comes from the coding sequence ATGACGATCGGGTTGCGAACCCGCGCGCTTGCGTGGCTGATCGCCGGCGTCGCCGGCTGCGGCGGATCGGCGCCGCAGGCGGACGACACCACGCCGGATCCGCCGCGCGAACGCGTGGTCGCCGAGCACGTGCCGAGCCTGCACGACGACGCCGCCGACGACGACCCGGAGGACGCCGAGGAGGGGTTCGAGGTCGCCGGCACCAAGGGGCACCTGGACCCCTACGACATCGAGCGCGGAATCGAGCCGCACCAGGGGGCGCTCACCGACTGCTTCATGGCGGCGGCGCGGCGCGACCGCTACCTCGGCGGCGACGTGGTGCTGGCATTCGTGGTCGCGCCGTCGGGCGCGGTCAAGTCGGTGCGCCTCGCCGACAGCACGCTCGGGTCCTGGCAGGTCGAGCGTTGCCTGATCGACGTCGCATCGAAGATGACGTTCCGCAAGCCGCGCGGCCGCGGCGACGCGGACTTCACCGTGCCGCTGTCGTTCACCGCATCGCGCGCCGTCCGGTGGCTCGACGAGGAGGCCGCGCTCGCCGAGGTCGGCGACGCGGTAGCCGACCTGTCCGCGTGCGGGGCCGCGCCGCGGGTGCGCGTCACCCTGTACGTCGGCCCGCGCGGCAAGGTGCGGTCGGTGGGGTTCGGCGAGCCGGACGCCCCGGTACCGGCGGACTGGAAGGACTGCGCCGCCGCGGCGGCCGCCGCGTGGCAACTGACGGATCCGCGCGGTCAGATCGTAAAGTTGTCGTTCGTAACTGAGCCGTGA
- a CDS encoding acyl-CoA dehydrogenase, translating into MNLEPTEEQQLIQRTAREFAERRLAPAAARRDVDETFPADELAEIAGLGLMGVAVPEAYGGADAGAVAFALAMMELARADASVSVAVSVTNMVAELICAAGTDEQKREHVPKLVGGDYLCGAFALSEPQSGSDAAALETRAERIDGGWRLFGTKQWITSGDRAGLMVVWAKTDRGAGHRGITAFLVRRGTAGVTVANLEHKMGLRGSTTAQIVLDGCEVPDSDVLGEVGGGFKLAMQALDGGRIGIASQAVGIASAALDAAIRYAKDRVAFGVPIAKHQAIGNMLADAATGVDAARLLALRAAWRKQQGLPFTKEASIAKVFASEKAIRACDVAIQVHGGYGYTRDFPVERMYRDARVTTIYEGTSEIQRIVIARHLVREIA; encoded by the coding sequence GTGAACCTCGAGCCGACCGAAGAGCAGCAGTTGATCCAGCGCACCGCGCGCGAGTTCGCCGAGCGCCGCCTCGCCCCCGCCGCCGCCCGCCGCGACGTCGACGAGACGTTCCCCGCCGACGAGTTGGCGGAGATCGCGGGGCTCGGCCTGATGGGGGTCGCCGTGCCGGAGGCGTACGGCGGCGCCGACGCCGGCGCGGTTGCCTTCGCGCTCGCGATGATGGAGCTGGCGCGTGCCGACGCGTCGGTGTCCGTGGCGGTGTCGGTGACGAACATGGTCGCCGAGCTGATCTGTGCCGCGGGGACCGACGAGCAAAAGCGCGAGCACGTGCCGAAACTCGTCGGCGGCGACTACCTGTGCGGCGCGTTCGCCCTGTCGGAACCGCAGAGCGGGTCGGACGCGGCGGCGCTCGAGACGCGGGCCGAGCGCATCGACGGCGGCTGGCGGCTGTTCGGAACCAAGCAGTGGATCACCAGCGGCGATCGCGCGGGATTGATGGTGGTGTGGGCCAAGACGGATCGCGGCGCCGGCCACCGCGGGATCACCGCGTTCCTCGTGCGCCGCGGCACGGCCGGGGTGACGGTCGCGAACCTCGAACACAAGATGGGCCTGCGCGGGTCGACCACCGCGCAGATCGTGCTCGACGGCTGCGAAGTGCCCGACTCCGACGTACTCGGCGAGGTCGGCGGCGGGTTCAAGCTCGCGATGCAGGCGCTCGACGGCGGCCGGATCGGCATCGCGTCGCAAGCGGTCGGCATCGCGAGCGCCGCCCTCGACGCCGCGATCCGCTACGCCAAGGACCGGGTCGCGTTCGGCGTGCCGATCGCCAAGCACCAGGCCATCGGCAACATGCTCGCCGACGCGGCGACCGGCGTGGACGCGGCGCGGCTGTTGGCGCTGCGGGCCGCGTGGCGCAAGCAGCAGGGGCTGCCGTTTACCAAGGAGGCGTCGATCGCCAAGGTGTTTGCGTCCGAAAAGGCGATTCGCGCTTGCGACGTGGCGATTCAGGTGCACGGCGGCTACGGCTACACGCGCGACTTCCCGGTCGAGCGCATGTATCGAGATGCGCGCGTCACGACCATCTACGAGGGGACGAGCGAGATCCAGCGCATCGTGATCGCGCGCCACCTGGTCAGGGAGATCGCATGA
- a CDS encoding cobalamin B12-binding domain-containing protein has translation MTRKVRILVAKPGLDGHDRGAKVVARALSDAGYEVIYTGLHQTPEMIAAAAVQEAVDAVGLSIMSGAHMTLFPAVLDALKKRGADDVLVFGGGIIPDEDVAKLKAMGVAEIFKPGASTQEIVDWVEKYVRPRTD, from the coding sequence ATGACTCGCAAGGTTCGCATCCTGGTCGCGAAACCGGGCCTCGACGGCCACGACCGCGGCGCCAAGGTCGTCGCGCGCGCGCTGTCGGATGCCGGCTACGAGGTGATCTACACCGGGTTGCACCAGACGCCCGAGATGATCGCGGCGGCGGCGGTGCAAGAGGCGGTCGACGCCGTCGGCCTGTCGATCATGTCGGGTGCGCACATGACGCTGTTTCCGGCCGTCCTCGATGCGCTCAAGAAGCGCGGCGCGGACGACGTGTTGGTGTTCGGCGGCGGGATCATTCCCGACGAGGACGTCGCCAAGCTCAAGGCGATGGGAGTGGCCGAGATCTTCAAGCCGGGCGCGTCGACGCAGGAGATCGTCGATTGGGTCGAAAAGTACGTGCGCCCGCGCACCGACTGA
- a CDS encoding cupin domain-containing protein: MGRKVRAPAHRLIGAIAVAGAACAGTAAEHRAPGAESRVAAGRAAADAADAGRGGTDREAEQVAAIEWAVRQTAAAVHLCYKRALADDFRREGRVVVDIVFSGGAPRVEVVRDATHSAKLRSCLVATFSELPWPPVFNAGDRVQLPLSFVAPPAQYTVWRRDVDERDVAPGAVAQVVVDERNTGNPAASLTYLRLAPGAALPAHRAASTALVYLVQGRAAVVDASGRHRRFLAAGDAVYVPPGAALGLAAEPGGAEFVVAYAPAGPEQRFDGGASAGDAGAAARGGARWLAVTGADLPRHPVAGGAAEVAIYFDAARAGDGRASLDRISVRPGARLPAHVHADATEVVYLLDGGGEVEVAGERYPVGPHTAVQIPAGTPHAFYADPDRGATAVQIYTPAGPEQRFKP, from the coding sequence TTGGGTCGAAAAGTACGTGCGCCCGCGCACCGACTGATCGGCGCGATCGCGGTGGCCGGCGCGGCGTGCGCCGGCACGGCTGCGGAGCATCGCGCGCCGGGGGCGGAGTCACGGGTCGCGGCCGGGCGGGCGGCGGCGGACGCGGCCGATGCCGGGCGGGGCGGCACCGACCGCGAGGCCGAGCAGGTCGCCGCCATCGAGTGGGCCGTGCGGCAGACGGCTGCGGCGGTGCACCTGTGCTACAAGCGCGCGCTCGCCGACGACTTTCGCCGCGAAGGGCGCGTCGTCGTCGACATCGTGTTTTCCGGTGGCGCACCGCGAGTCGAGGTGGTGCGCGACGCGACCCATTCGGCCAAGCTGCGCAGCTGCCTGGTAGCGACGTTCAGCGAGCTGCCGTGGCCGCCGGTGTTCAACGCGGGCGACCGGGTTCAGCTGCCGCTGTCGTTCGTCGCGCCGCCGGCGCAGTACACGGTGTGGCGCCGCGACGTCGACGAGCGCGACGTGGCTCCCGGCGCGGTCGCGCAGGTCGTGGTCGACGAGCGCAACACCGGCAATCCGGCGGCCTCTCTCACGTACCTGCGGTTGGCGCCCGGCGCGGCCCTGCCGGCGCATCGCGCGGCGTCGACCGCGCTCGTATACCTGGTGCAAGGGCGCGCCGCGGTCGTCGACGCGAGCGGCCGGCACCGCCGCTTCCTGGCGGCCGGGGACGCCGTGTATGTGCCGCCCGGGGCGGCACTGGGGCTCGCGGCGGAGCCCGGCGGCGCCGAGTTTGTCGTCGCGTACGCGCCGGCGGGCCCGGAGCAGCGATTCGACGGCGGCGCGTCGGCGGGCGATGCGGGGGCCGCCGCGCGCGGAGGGGCGCGCTGGCTCGCGGTCACCGGCGCCGACCTACCGCGGCATCCGGTCGCCGGCGGCGCCGCGGAGGTCGCGATCTATTTCGACGCCGCGCGCGCCGGCGACGGCCGCGCGTCGCTCGATCGGATTTCCGTCCGCCCGGGGGCGCGGCTTCCGGCCCACGTCCACGCGGACGCCACCGAAGTGGTCTATCTTCTCGACGGTGGCGGCGAGGTCGAGGTCGCCGGCGAGCGCTACCCGGTCGGCCCGCACACGGCCGTCCAGATCCCGGCGGGCACACCCCACGCGTTTTACGCCGATCCGGATCGAGGCGCGACCGCCGTCCAGATCTACACCCCCGCCGGACCCGAGCAGCGATTCAAACCATGA
- the meaB gene encoding methylmalonyl Co-A mutase-associated GTPase MeaB, whose protein sequence is MTERAQRVLAGDARAGAQLMRDLDDAVPSAIADLKALYAHTGRAYIVGVTGNPGAGKSTVVDAMIARYRKAGHRVGVVAVDPTSPFSGGAILGDRIRMQRHATDDGVFIRSLATRGHLGGLSRSTFDVVDVLDAMGYDRILVETVGVGQDEIDVMKAAHTAVVVTVPGLGDDIQAIKAGILEIADVLCVNKADREGADRAVRDLMHMLELRAADGGRRDVEIVKTIATRGDSEDSGIAELMAAIERHREREGEGGQRRRVRQRAAAHVAELVRTMLADRAKAVVAARGGLDAVAEEVAERRRDPYTAAESIVAG, encoded by the coding sequence ATGACCGAACGAGCCCAGCGAGTCCTCGCCGGCGACGCGCGCGCCGGCGCGCAGTTGATGCGCGATCTCGACGACGCGGTGCCGAGCGCCATCGCCGACCTCAAGGCGCTGTACGCGCACACCGGGCGTGCCTACATCGTCGGGGTGACCGGCAATCCAGGCGCCGGCAAGTCGACGGTCGTCGACGCGATGATCGCCCGCTATCGCAAGGCGGGGCACCGCGTCGGCGTGGTCGCGGTCGATCCGACGTCGCCGTTTTCCGGCGGCGCGATCCTCGGCGATCGCATCCGCATGCAGCGCCACGCGACCGACGACGGCGTGTTCATCCGGTCGCTGGCGACCCGCGGCCACCTCGGGGGGCTGTCGCGGTCGACGTTCGACGTCGTCGACGTGCTCGACGCGATGGGCTACGACCGCATCCTGGTCGAGACGGTCGGCGTCGGCCAGGATGAGATCGACGTGATGAAGGCCGCGCACACCGCGGTCGTCGTGACCGTGCCCGGCCTCGGCGACGACATCCAGGCGATCAAGGCGGGCATCCTCGAGATCGCCGACGTGTTGTGCGTCAACAAGGCCGATCGCGAGGGGGCCGATCGGGCGGTGCGCGACCTGATGCACATGCTCGAGCTGCGGGCCGCCGATGGCGGCCGGCGCGACGTCGAGATCGTCAAGACGATCGCCACGCGGGGCGATTCGGAGGACTCCGGCATCGCCGAGCTGATGGCGGCGATCGAGCGCCACCGCGAGCGGGAAGGCGAGGGCGGGCAGCGGCGACGGGTGCGCCAGCGCGCCGCCGCGCACGTGGCCGAGCTGGTGCGCACGATGCTCGCCGACCGCGCCAAGGCCGTCGTCGCGGCGCGGGGTGGACTCGACGCCGTCGCCGAGGAGGTCGCCGAGCGGCGCCGCGATCCCTACACCGCCGCCGAGTCGATCGTCGCCGG